One genomic region from Xiphophorus couchianus chromosome 21, X_couchianus-1.0, whole genome shotgun sequence encodes:
- the rec8b gene encoding REC8 meiotic recombination protein b isoform X2: protein MFYYPNVLQRHSGCFSTIWLVATGGIRVSRREFLRVNVKRTCNDILDYVMGQVPALQPNQPRPRFSLYLSSQLQYGVVIIYHKQCAFLLEEIQQTIDRWLRSKRHVQMDLAESDRMALDLPDGLNMMEEAEGALDPFFGVMASHQLPSPYKIVPTEFAIEDLVSQHSVVSSPTNEPNNKGFILPPAAITLTEKEQFVINTAEDFNGAELPEATARDIQLLMDQPDHFRREDEETNERTGDGAVSSFGVQLKDTMLGTEQDVMWLLDEETGEALEVPLAAVAPEMTPEHLAMPPENVGDRATESLCDQAVDRPLRTLGGRRRRQLVFVDPEVQIPDKEIQQQIEDPLIETLNMTEVLLDVRALTKRASPAQLFSAPCGSLVHPNLLSLWKQRASIAVQSESGATQRAAEESEQDMEILRTERKRRHSRVKEMSSQSGLQTTEGSSVLDAMLEMPDEDKFGSDVMTPVSRWSPHEDIQPPMEPIAEENMEMPEAQTDTHYMLSCIASIQQKFGEVAFDSLLPPKADRCTAARTLNKLLELLSGGQVTACQTEPYSSIAIAPAALGTPI, encoded by the exons ATGTTTTACTACCCAAATGTTCTCCAACGTCATTCTGGATGTTTTTCCACAATTTG GCTAGTAGCCACAGGAGGTATCCGAGTCTCTCGCAGGGAGTTCCTCAGGGTCAACGTGAAGCGGACATG CAACGACATCTTGGACTATGTGATGGGACAAGTTCCTGCTCTGCAGCCCAACCAGCCCAGGCCTCGCTTCTCCCTCTACCTGTCGTCTCAGTTGCAGTACGGTGTGGTCATCATCTACCACAAGCAGTGCGCCTTCTTGCTCG aggaGATCCAGCAAACTATCGACCGCTGGCTCCGCTCTAAAAGACACGTCCAGATGGACCTGGCTGAATCCGACAG GATGGCTCTGGATCTTCCCGACGGCCTCAACATGATGGAGGAGGCCGAGGGAGCTCTGGACCCCTTCTTTGGCGTGATGGCATCCCACCAGCTGCCCAGCCCCTACAAAATAGTCCCG ACAGAGTTTGCGATTGAGGATTTGGTTTCGCAGCACTCTGTGGTGTCCAGCCCCACCAACGAACCAAACAATAAAG GTTTCATTTTGCCTCCAGCTGCCATCACACTAACAGAGAAGGAGCAGTTTGTCATCAACACTGCTGAG GATTTTAACGGAGCTGAGCTTCCTGAAGCCACAGCCAGAGACATTCAGTTGCTGATGGATCAGCCTGATCACTTCAGGAGAG AAGATGAGGAGACTAACGAGAGGACCGGGGACGGAGCCGTCTCATCCTTTGGCGTCCA GCTGAAGGACACGATGCTCGGGACAGAGCAGGACGTCATGTGGCTGCTGGACGAGGAGACCGGGGAGGCTTTGGAGGTTCCTCTGGCAGCCGTGGCCCCTGAAATGACCCCTGAGCACCTAGCGATGCCACCGGAGAACGTAGGGGACAGAGCTACAGAGAGCCTCTGTGACCAG GCGGTGGACCGTCCTCTGAGGACGCTCGGCGGGAGACGCAGGCGCCAGCTGGTCTTTGTGGACCCTGAGGTCCAGATCCCTGACAAAGAAATACAGCAGCAGATTGAAGATCCACTGATCGAAACTCTAAATATG ACGGAGGTGTTGCTGGACGTCCGTGCGCTGACCAAGAGGGCCTCTCCTGCTCAGCTCTTCAGCGCCCCCTGTGGAT CTCTTGTCCACCCCAACCTCCTGTCGCTATGGAAACAGCGGGCCTCCATCGCCGTCCAGAGCGAGAGCGGGGCGACGCAGAGAGCGGCAGAGGAGTCAGAGCAGGACATGGAGATCCTGCGGACGGAGAGGAAGCGGAGGCACTCGCGCGTGAAGGAG ATGAGCAGCCAATCAGGACTTCAAACCACAGAGGGCTCAT CTGTGTTAGATGCGATGCTGGAGATGCCAGACGAAGATAAGTTTGGAAGTGATGTGATGACTCCTGTCAGCAGATG GTCTCCACATGAGGACATCCAGCCGCCAATGGAGCCGATAGCCGAGGAAAACATGGAGATGCCCGAGGCTCAGACCGACACACACTACATGCTGAG CTGCATCGCCTCCATCCAGCAGAAATTTGGTGAAGTCGCCTTTGACTCTTTGCTGCCCCCAAAGGCTGACCGCTGTACCGCAGCTCGCACTCTGAACAAACTGCTGG AGCTGCTGTCAGGTGGACAGGTGACGGCCTGTCAGACTGAGCCCTACAGTAGCATCGCCATAGCGCCAGCAGCACTCGGAACGCCAATCTGA
- the rec8b gene encoding REC8 meiotic recombination protein b isoform X1, producing MFYYPNVLQRHSGCFSTIWLVATGGIRVSRREFLRVNVKRTCNDILDYVMGQVPALQPNQPRPRFSLYLSSQLQYGVVIIYHKQCAFLLEEIQQTIDRWLRSKRHVQMDLAESDRMALDLPDGLNMMEEAEGALDPFFGVMASHQLPSPYKIVPTEFAIEDLVSQHSVVSSPTNEPNNKAGFILPPAAITLTEKEQFVINTAEDFNGAELPEATARDIQLLMDQPDHFRREDEETNERTGDGAVSSFGVQLKDTMLGTEQDVMWLLDEETGEALEVPLAAVAPEMTPEHLAMPPENVGDRATESLCDQAVDRPLRTLGGRRRRQLVFVDPEVQIPDKEIQQQIEDPLIETLNMTEVLLDVRALTKRASPAQLFSAPCGSLVHPNLLSLWKQRASIAVQSESGATQRAAEESEQDMEILRTERKRRHSRVKEMSSQSGLQTTEGSSVLDAMLEMPDEDKFGSDVMTPVSRWSPHEDIQPPMEPIAEENMEMPEAQTDTHYMLSCIASIQQKFGEVAFDSLLPPKADRCTAARTLNKLLELLSGGQVTACQTEPYSSIAIAPAALGTPI from the exons ATGTTTTACTACCCAAATGTTCTCCAACGTCATTCTGGATGTTTTTCCACAATTTG GCTAGTAGCCACAGGAGGTATCCGAGTCTCTCGCAGGGAGTTCCTCAGGGTCAACGTGAAGCGGACATG CAACGACATCTTGGACTATGTGATGGGACAAGTTCCTGCTCTGCAGCCCAACCAGCCCAGGCCTCGCTTCTCCCTCTACCTGTCGTCTCAGTTGCAGTACGGTGTGGTCATCATCTACCACAAGCAGTGCGCCTTCTTGCTCG aggaGATCCAGCAAACTATCGACCGCTGGCTCCGCTCTAAAAGACACGTCCAGATGGACCTGGCTGAATCCGACAG GATGGCTCTGGATCTTCCCGACGGCCTCAACATGATGGAGGAGGCCGAGGGAGCTCTGGACCCCTTCTTTGGCGTGATGGCATCCCACCAGCTGCCCAGCCCCTACAAAATAGTCCCG ACAGAGTTTGCGATTGAGGATTTGGTTTCGCAGCACTCTGTGGTGTCCAGCCCCACCAACGAACCAAACAATAAAG CAGGTTTCATTTTGCCTCCAGCTGCCATCACACTAACAGAGAAGGAGCAGTTTGTCATCAACACTGCTGAG GATTTTAACGGAGCTGAGCTTCCTGAAGCCACAGCCAGAGACATTCAGTTGCTGATGGATCAGCCTGATCACTTCAGGAGAG AAGATGAGGAGACTAACGAGAGGACCGGGGACGGAGCCGTCTCATCCTTTGGCGTCCA GCTGAAGGACACGATGCTCGGGACAGAGCAGGACGTCATGTGGCTGCTGGACGAGGAGACCGGGGAGGCTTTGGAGGTTCCTCTGGCAGCCGTGGCCCCTGAAATGACCCCTGAGCACCTAGCGATGCCACCGGAGAACGTAGGGGACAGAGCTACAGAGAGCCTCTGTGACCAG GCGGTGGACCGTCCTCTGAGGACGCTCGGCGGGAGACGCAGGCGCCAGCTGGTCTTTGTGGACCCTGAGGTCCAGATCCCTGACAAAGAAATACAGCAGCAGATTGAAGATCCACTGATCGAAACTCTAAATATG ACGGAGGTGTTGCTGGACGTCCGTGCGCTGACCAAGAGGGCCTCTCCTGCTCAGCTCTTCAGCGCCCCCTGTGGAT CTCTTGTCCACCCCAACCTCCTGTCGCTATGGAAACAGCGGGCCTCCATCGCCGTCCAGAGCGAGAGCGGGGCGACGCAGAGAGCGGCAGAGGAGTCAGAGCAGGACATGGAGATCCTGCGGACGGAGAGGAAGCGGAGGCACTCGCGCGTGAAGGAG ATGAGCAGCCAATCAGGACTTCAAACCACAGAGGGCTCAT CTGTGTTAGATGCGATGCTGGAGATGCCAGACGAAGATAAGTTTGGAAGTGATGTGATGACTCCTGTCAGCAGATG GTCTCCACATGAGGACATCCAGCCGCCAATGGAGCCGATAGCCGAGGAAAACATGGAGATGCCCGAGGCTCAGACCGACACACACTACATGCTGAG CTGCATCGCCTCCATCCAGCAGAAATTTGGTGAAGTCGCCTTTGACTCTTTGCTGCCCCCAAAGGCTGACCGCTGTACCGCAGCTCGCACTCTGAACAAACTGCTGG AGCTGCTGTCAGGTGGACAGGTGACGGCCTGTCAGACTGAGCCCTACAGTAGCATCGCCATAGCGCCAGCAGCACTCGGAACGCCAATCTGA
- the rec8b gene encoding REC8 meiotic recombination protein b isoform X3, with translation MFYYPNVLQRHSGCFSTICNDILDYVMGQVPALQPNQPRPRFSLYLSSQLQYGVVIIYHKQCAFLLEEIQQTIDRWLRSKRHVQMDLAESDRMALDLPDGLNMMEEAEGALDPFFGVMASHQLPSPYKIVPTEFAIEDLVSQHSVVSSPTNEPNNKAGFILPPAAITLTEKEQFVINTAEDFNGAELPEATARDIQLLMDQPDHFRREDEETNERTGDGAVSSFGVQLKDTMLGTEQDVMWLLDEETGEALEVPLAAVAPEMTPEHLAMPPENVGDRATESLCDQAVDRPLRTLGGRRRRQLVFVDPEVQIPDKEIQQQIEDPLIETLNMTEVLLDVRALTKRASPAQLFSAPCGSLVHPNLLSLWKQRASIAVQSESGATQRAAEESEQDMEILRTERKRRHSRVKEMSSQSGLQTTEGSSVLDAMLEMPDEDKFGSDVMTPVSRWSPHEDIQPPMEPIAEENMEMPEAQTDTHYMLSCIASIQQKFGEVAFDSLLPPKADRCTAARTLNKLLELLSGGQVTACQTEPYSSIAIAPAALGTPI, from the exons ATGTTTTACTACCCAAATGTTCTCCAACGTCATTCTGGATGTTTTTCCACAATTTG CAACGACATCTTGGACTATGTGATGGGACAAGTTCCTGCTCTGCAGCCCAACCAGCCCAGGCCTCGCTTCTCCCTCTACCTGTCGTCTCAGTTGCAGTACGGTGTGGTCATCATCTACCACAAGCAGTGCGCCTTCTTGCTCG aggaGATCCAGCAAACTATCGACCGCTGGCTCCGCTCTAAAAGACACGTCCAGATGGACCTGGCTGAATCCGACAG GATGGCTCTGGATCTTCCCGACGGCCTCAACATGATGGAGGAGGCCGAGGGAGCTCTGGACCCCTTCTTTGGCGTGATGGCATCCCACCAGCTGCCCAGCCCCTACAAAATAGTCCCG ACAGAGTTTGCGATTGAGGATTTGGTTTCGCAGCACTCTGTGGTGTCCAGCCCCACCAACGAACCAAACAATAAAG CAGGTTTCATTTTGCCTCCAGCTGCCATCACACTAACAGAGAAGGAGCAGTTTGTCATCAACACTGCTGAG GATTTTAACGGAGCTGAGCTTCCTGAAGCCACAGCCAGAGACATTCAGTTGCTGATGGATCAGCCTGATCACTTCAGGAGAG AAGATGAGGAGACTAACGAGAGGACCGGGGACGGAGCCGTCTCATCCTTTGGCGTCCA GCTGAAGGACACGATGCTCGGGACAGAGCAGGACGTCATGTGGCTGCTGGACGAGGAGACCGGGGAGGCTTTGGAGGTTCCTCTGGCAGCCGTGGCCCCTGAAATGACCCCTGAGCACCTAGCGATGCCACCGGAGAACGTAGGGGACAGAGCTACAGAGAGCCTCTGTGACCAG GCGGTGGACCGTCCTCTGAGGACGCTCGGCGGGAGACGCAGGCGCCAGCTGGTCTTTGTGGACCCTGAGGTCCAGATCCCTGACAAAGAAATACAGCAGCAGATTGAAGATCCACTGATCGAAACTCTAAATATG ACGGAGGTGTTGCTGGACGTCCGTGCGCTGACCAAGAGGGCCTCTCCTGCTCAGCTCTTCAGCGCCCCCTGTGGAT CTCTTGTCCACCCCAACCTCCTGTCGCTATGGAAACAGCGGGCCTCCATCGCCGTCCAGAGCGAGAGCGGGGCGACGCAGAGAGCGGCAGAGGAGTCAGAGCAGGACATGGAGATCCTGCGGACGGAGAGGAAGCGGAGGCACTCGCGCGTGAAGGAG ATGAGCAGCCAATCAGGACTTCAAACCACAGAGGGCTCAT CTGTGTTAGATGCGATGCTGGAGATGCCAGACGAAGATAAGTTTGGAAGTGATGTGATGACTCCTGTCAGCAGATG GTCTCCACATGAGGACATCCAGCCGCCAATGGAGCCGATAGCCGAGGAAAACATGGAGATGCCCGAGGCTCAGACCGACACACACTACATGCTGAG CTGCATCGCCTCCATCCAGCAGAAATTTGGTGAAGTCGCCTTTGACTCTTTGCTGCCCCCAAAGGCTGACCGCTGTACCGCAGCTCGCACTCTGAACAAACTGCTGG AGCTGCTGTCAGGTGGACAGGTGACGGCCTGTCAGACTGAGCCCTACAGTAGCATCGCCATAGCGCCAGCAGCACTCGGAACGCCAATCTGA
- the rec8b gene encoding REC8 meiotic recombination protein b isoform X4, translating to MDLAESDRMALDLPDGLNMMEEAEGALDPFFGVMASHQLPSPYKIVPTEFAIEDLVSQHSVVSSPTNEPNNKAGFILPPAAITLTEKEQFVINTAEDFNGAELPEATARDIQLLMDQPDHFRREDEETNERTGDGAVSSFGVQLKDTMLGTEQDVMWLLDEETGEALEVPLAAVAPEMTPEHLAMPPENVGDRATESLCDQAVDRPLRTLGGRRRRQLVFVDPEVQIPDKEIQQQIEDPLIETLNMTEVLLDVRALTKRASPAQLFSAPCGSLVHPNLLSLWKQRASIAVQSESGATQRAAEESEQDMEILRTERKRRHSRVKEMSSQSGLQTTEGSSVLDAMLEMPDEDKFGSDVMTPVSRWSPHEDIQPPMEPIAEENMEMPEAQTDTHYMLSCIASIQQKFGEVAFDSLLPPKADRCTAARTLNKLLELLSGGQVTACQTEPYSSIAIAPAALGTPI from the exons ATGGACCTGGCTGAATCCGACAG GATGGCTCTGGATCTTCCCGACGGCCTCAACATGATGGAGGAGGCCGAGGGAGCTCTGGACCCCTTCTTTGGCGTGATGGCATCCCACCAGCTGCCCAGCCCCTACAAAATAGTCCCG ACAGAGTTTGCGATTGAGGATTTGGTTTCGCAGCACTCTGTGGTGTCCAGCCCCACCAACGAACCAAACAATAAAG CAGGTTTCATTTTGCCTCCAGCTGCCATCACACTAACAGAGAAGGAGCAGTTTGTCATCAACACTGCTGAG GATTTTAACGGAGCTGAGCTTCCTGAAGCCACAGCCAGAGACATTCAGTTGCTGATGGATCAGCCTGATCACTTCAGGAGAG AAGATGAGGAGACTAACGAGAGGACCGGGGACGGAGCCGTCTCATCCTTTGGCGTCCA GCTGAAGGACACGATGCTCGGGACAGAGCAGGACGTCATGTGGCTGCTGGACGAGGAGACCGGGGAGGCTTTGGAGGTTCCTCTGGCAGCCGTGGCCCCTGAAATGACCCCTGAGCACCTAGCGATGCCACCGGAGAACGTAGGGGACAGAGCTACAGAGAGCCTCTGTGACCAG GCGGTGGACCGTCCTCTGAGGACGCTCGGCGGGAGACGCAGGCGCCAGCTGGTCTTTGTGGACCCTGAGGTCCAGATCCCTGACAAAGAAATACAGCAGCAGATTGAAGATCCACTGATCGAAACTCTAAATATG ACGGAGGTGTTGCTGGACGTCCGTGCGCTGACCAAGAGGGCCTCTCCTGCTCAGCTCTTCAGCGCCCCCTGTGGAT CTCTTGTCCACCCCAACCTCCTGTCGCTATGGAAACAGCGGGCCTCCATCGCCGTCCAGAGCGAGAGCGGGGCGACGCAGAGAGCGGCAGAGGAGTCAGAGCAGGACATGGAGATCCTGCGGACGGAGAGGAAGCGGAGGCACTCGCGCGTGAAGGAG ATGAGCAGCCAATCAGGACTTCAAACCACAGAGGGCTCAT CTGTGTTAGATGCGATGCTGGAGATGCCAGACGAAGATAAGTTTGGAAGTGATGTGATGACTCCTGTCAGCAGATG GTCTCCACATGAGGACATCCAGCCGCCAATGGAGCCGATAGCCGAGGAAAACATGGAGATGCCCGAGGCTCAGACCGACACACACTACATGCTGAG CTGCATCGCCTCCATCCAGCAGAAATTTGGTGAAGTCGCCTTTGACTCTTTGCTGCCCCCAAAGGCTGACCGCTGTACCGCAGCTCGCACTCTGAACAAACTGCTGG AGCTGCTGTCAGGTGGACAGGTGACGGCCTGTCAGACTGAGCCCTACAGTAGCATCGCCATAGCGCCAGCAGCACTCGGAACGCCAATCTGA